From a region of the Citricoccus muralis genome:
- a CDS encoding AzlC family ABC transporter permease encodes MSSEVASRPVNRRAEIAFGIRLSLPAGLGMFPIGIAFGLLVIQYGLPWWMAPALSIAVFAGSVELLLIGLIAAATPLATIALTTLLVNFRHVFYAFSFPLHVVKNPLARAYSVYALIDEAYAITAVNPRGWNGWRLLATQIAFQVYWVSGGLVGVLFASALPGPVEGLEFALCALFVTLTLDACRSRKEIPSLVMALACFGGALLLVPDSALFVGMLLFVAALAVRFLLTRKGAPDHG; translated from the coding sequence ATGAGCAGTGAGGTGGCCAGCCGGCCGGTGAACCGGCGCGCGGAGATCGCGTTCGGCATCAGATTGTCCCTCCCGGCAGGGCTGGGGATGTTCCCGATCGGCATCGCCTTCGGACTGCTGGTGATCCAGTACGGGTTGCCCTGGTGGATGGCCCCAGCCCTGTCCATCGCCGTCTTCGCCGGGTCGGTGGAACTGCTGCTGATCGGACTCATCGCGGCTGCCACTCCCTTGGCCACCATCGCTCTGACCACGTTGCTGGTGAACTTTCGCCACGTGTTCTACGCGTTCTCCTTCCCGCTGCACGTGGTGAAGAACCCCCTGGCGCGGGCGTACTCCGTCTATGCGCTGATCGACGAGGCCTACGCCATCACGGCCGTGAACCCCCGGGGCTGGAACGGCTGGCGGCTGCTCGCCACCCAGATCGCCTTCCAGGTCTACTGGGTCAGCGGCGGTCTGGTCGGGGTCCTGTTCGCCTCGGCGCTTCCCGGGCCGGTCGAGGGGCTGGAGTTCGCCCTCTGCGCCTTGTTCGTCACCCTGACCCTGGATGCCTGCCGCTCCCGGAAGGAGATCCCCTCCTTGGTGATGGCCCTGGCCTGCTTCGGAGGGGCCCTGTTGCTCGTGCCGGACTCAGCCCTGTTCGTGGGGATGCTGTTGTTCGTGGCCGCCCTGGCCGTCCGGTTCCTGCTCACTCGGAAGGGGGCTCCTGACCATGGTTGA
- a CDS encoding ABC-F family ATP-binding cassette domain-containing protein translates to MTRPHSLPSADLRSFGLSSDRRRALIPVASALGGADHLTLDGVSKSFPDRRVLTDVSCTVASGERACLIGENGTGKSTLLRIIAGLDDDHGGRVTVPGSVGLFHQQPPFALGLTVQEVLDEATAPVRAVAGEVTRLAEALADPADAAHTGNPTDTATPSDTAIPSEVATAYDRALAEAVRTRAWEVDQQVDRLVGGLELARIPRTRPALSLSGGQLSRLALAWLLLRRPDTLLLDEPTNHLDARGTALLVDLLQGWAGPVLIASHDRAFLDEVATTLLDLDPAAQLHRDVPGASDAGNAGSGFGLTRYGGRYTDYLLHRIGERERWERRYRDEQAELKRLRRQVKDNHTVGNADRPPPTEGKMAQKFYADRNAKVVSRRVNEAATALARLEESQVRRPPAVVSFGGLAAAASGEGPASGAGPVLVATEVALAARLAPVSVQLGARSRLLITGSNGAGKSTLLRILAEDLMPDAGSVTTIGRLTVGLLGQDAEHLTEAERGAEDETAAESYRWAVGDATAQRVALGTFGLIAGRDEQRRVRDLSVGQRRRLDLAVLLADPPDVLLLDEPTNHFSLLLSTQLEASIPGYPGAVVVASHDRWLRAGWQGERLELTPPSATESHELPSPRAEQG, encoded by the coding sequence ATGACCCGACCCCATTCCTTGCCCTCCGCTGATCTGCGTTCTTTTGGCCTGTCGTCCGACCGTCGCCGGGCCCTCATCCCGGTCGCCTCCGCCCTCGGCGGTGCGGACCACCTCACCCTCGATGGCGTCTCCAAGTCCTTCCCGGACCGGCGCGTGCTGACCGATGTCTCCTGCACGGTGGCCTCCGGCGAACGTGCCTGCCTCATCGGCGAGAACGGCACCGGCAAGTCCACCCTGCTGCGCATCATCGCCGGCCTGGACGACGACCACGGCGGCCGCGTCACCGTCCCCGGCAGCGTCGGGCTGTTCCACCAGCAGCCACCCTTCGCCCTGGGCCTCACCGTGCAGGAGGTGTTGGACGAGGCCACAGCTCCGGTCCGCGCGGTCGCGGGAGAGGTGACCCGGCTCGCGGAGGCGCTCGCCGACCCGGCCGACGCCGCTCACACCGGCAACCCGACCGACACCGCCACCCCCTCCGACACCGCCATCCCCTCTGAGGTCGCCACCGCCTACGACCGCGCCCTCGCCGAGGCGGTCCGCACCCGCGCGTGGGAGGTGGACCAGCAAGTGGACCGCCTCGTGGGCGGACTCGAACTGGCACGCATCCCACGGACCCGGCCGGCCTTGAGCCTCTCCGGCGGTCAGCTGTCCCGGCTCGCCCTGGCCTGGCTGCTGCTGCGCCGCCCGGACACCCTGCTGCTGGACGAGCCCACCAACCACCTCGACGCCCGCGGCACCGCGCTGCTCGTGGACCTGCTGCAGGGCTGGGCCGGCCCCGTGCTGATCGCCAGTCATGACCGGGCGTTCCTCGACGAGGTCGCCACCACCCTGCTCGACCTCGACCCCGCCGCGCAGCTCCACCGGGACGTTCCCGGGGCATCGGACGCCGGCAATGCGGGCTCCGGTTTCGGGCTCACCCGCTACGGGGGGCGCTACACGGACTACCTGCTGCACCGGATCGGCGAGCGGGAACGGTGGGAGCGCCGGTACCGGGACGAGCAGGCCGAGCTGAAGCGGCTGCGGCGGCAGGTCAAGGACAACCACACCGTGGGCAACGCAGACCGCCCGCCTCCCACGGAGGGCAAGATGGCCCAGAAGTTCTACGCGGACCGCAACGCCAAAGTGGTCTCCCGGCGTGTCAACGAGGCGGCCACGGCGCTGGCTCGGCTGGAGGAATCACAGGTCCGCAGACCGCCCGCTGTCGTGAGCTTCGGCGGGCTGGCCGCGGCCGCCAGCGGTGAGGGGCCGGCGTCGGGCGCGGGGCCGGTGCTGGTGGCCACCGAGGTGGCCCTGGCCGCCCGGTTGGCACCGGTCTCGGTGCAGCTCGGCGCGCGTTCGCGCCTGCTCATCACGGGGTCCAACGGGGCCGGGAAGTCCACGCTGCTGCGCATCCTGGCCGAGGACCTGATGCCCGACGCCGGCTCGGTCACCACCATCGGTCGGCTCACGGTCGGCCTGTTGGGTCAGGACGCGGAGCATCTCACCGAAGCCGAGCGGGGAGCCGAAGATGAGACCGCCGCGGAGTCATATCGATGGGCGGTGGGTGACGCCACCGCGCAGAGGGTGGCGTTGGGGACCTTCGGCCTGATCGCTGGGCGAGACGAACAGCGCCGTGTCCGGGACCTCTCGGTGGGGCAGCGGCGTCGACTGGACCTGGCCGTGCTGCTGGCCGACCCTCCCGACGTGCTGTTGCTGGACGAGCCGACCAATCACTTCTCCCTGCTGCTCTCCACGCAGCTGGAGGCGTCCATCCCGGGGTACCCGGGCGCCGTCGTCGTGGCCAGCCATGACCGCTGGCTCCGCGCGGGCTGGCAGGGCGAGAGGCTGGAGCTCACCCCGCCGTCGGCAACTGAGTCTCACGAATTGCCCTCTCCCCGGGCGGAACAGGGGTAA
- a CDS encoding VOC family protein: MKIDQAHVLVNDQDAAKAFYTEVLGFEVETDFASGDFRWLALRAPGPDAGAALVLGRAEGAAVAFQNETRLAGMPAFVLTLTGGHEEFERIRARGAEVISEPQQQEYGGTDALINDTVGNIICLHQD; the protein is encoded by the coding sequence ATGAAGATCGACCAAGCCCATGTGCTCGTCAATGACCAGGATGCCGCCAAGGCGTTCTACACCGAGGTCCTCGGCTTCGAGGTGGAGACGGATTTCGCCAGTGGGGACTTCCGCTGGCTCGCCCTGCGCGCCCCGGGGCCGGACGCCGGCGCCGCCCTGGTGCTCGGCCGCGCCGAGGGTGCGGCGGTGGCCTTCCAGAACGAGACCCGCCTGGCGGGGATGCCCGCCTTCGTCTTGACCCTGACCGGTGGCCATGAGGAGTTCGAACGGATCCGGGCCCGGGGGGCCGAGGTGATCTCCGAGCCGCAGCAGCAGGAGTATGGCGGCACGGACGCGCTGATCAATGACACGGTGGGCAACATCATCTGCCTGCACCAGGACTGA
- a CDS encoding flavodoxin family protein, with translation MTDSTADTASTSTRDLTALALVCTLTPSPKPSSSELMARHVLGELEKNGVATSSVRVVDHDVKPGVQVDMGPGDAWPALHQQVLDADILVLATPIWMGHPCSIAQRVIERLDADLSETDDQGRPIMYDKTAIVAVVGNEDGAHKTIADMTQALSDIGFSIPAQAGTYWVGEAMQTVDYQDLDQVPENVASTTAGAARNAAHLARLLRAEPYPAGS, from the coding sequence ATGACTGATTCGACTGCCGACACTGCCTCCACCTCCACCCGGGACCTGACGGCCCTTGCCCTGGTCTGCACGCTGACCCCGTCCCCGAAGCCCTCCAGCAGCGAGCTGATGGCCCGGCACGTCCTGGGCGAGCTGGAGAAGAACGGTGTGGCCACCTCCTCCGTCCGGGTGGTGGACCATGATGTGAAGCCCGGCGTCCAGGTGGACATGGGCCCTGGCGACGCCTGGCCCGCGCTGCACCAGCAGGTCCTGGACGCGGACATCCTCGTGCTCGCCACTCCCATCTGGATGGGCCACCCGTGCAGCATCGCCCAGCGGGTGATCGAACGGCTCGACGCGGACCTGTCCGAGACCGACGACCAGGGCCGGCCGATCATGTACGACAAGACGGCGATCGTGGCCGTGGTCGGCAACGAGGACGGCGCCCACAAAACGATCGCCGACATGACCCAGGCCCTCAGCGACATCGGGTTCAGCATCCCGGCCCAGGCCGGAACCTATTGGGTCGGCGAGGCCATGCAGACGGTCGACTATCAGGACCTCGACCAGGTGCCCGAGAACGTCGCCTCAACCACGGCCGGCGCAGCGCGCAACGCGGCGCACCTCGCCCGGCTGCTGCGTGCGGAGCCGTACCCTGCGGGGTCCTAG
- a CDS encoding NADPH-dependent FMN reductase, producing MKIGIVIGSVREGRLGESIGAWVAERARAQVDAADVEWEILDVKAFNLPIMADENWAQDKNGPAEVHRWRDAVAECEGFVFVTPEYNRNIPGAFKNAFDLLSRQWRDKTLAIVAYGGLGGVRANEAWRVTTAAYNMHVVGDSVNLIRRVDFPGGKLALTDHHDASLAKVLARLVSLTRAVTTERDRAKSETSTP from the coding sequence ATGAAGATCGGCATCGTCATCGGATCTGTTCGCGAGGGCCGCCTCGGCGAGTCCATCGGCGCCTGGGTGGCCGAACGGGCCCGGGCGCAGGTCGACGCCGCGGACGTGGAGTGGGAGATCCTGGACGTCAAGGCGTTCAACCTGCCGATCATGGCCGATGAGAACTGGGCTCAGGACAAGAACGGGCCGGCCGAGGTGCACCGGTGGCGGGACGCCGTGGCCGAGTGCGAGGGCTTCGTCTTCGTCACCCCCGAGTACAACCGCAACATCCCCGGGGCCTTCAAGAACGCCTTCGACCTGCTGAGCCGGCAGTGGAGGGACAAGACCCTGGCCATCGTGGCCTACGGCGGGCTCGGCGGGGTCCGGGCGAACGAGGCCTGGCGGGTCACCACCGCCGCGTACAACATGCACGTGGTCGGAGACTCGGTGAACCTGATCCGCCGGGTCGATTTCCCCGGCGGGAAGCTGGCGCTGACCGACCACCATGACGCCTCCCTGGCCAAGGTCCTGGCCCGCCTGGTGTCCCTCACCCGCGCGGTCACCACCGAGCGGGACCGGGCCAAGTCCGAGACCAGTACCCCCTGA